The proteins below are encoded in one region of Limnohabitans sp. 63ED37-2:
- the rpsC gene encoding 30S ribosomal protein S3 — protein MGQKIHPTGFRLAVSRNWSSRWYASNKDFAGMLAEDIKVREYLKAKLKNAAVSRVLIERPAKSARITIFSARPGVVIGKKGEDIELLKKELAARLGVPVAVNIEEVRKPEIDAQLIADSITQQLEKRIMFRRAMKRAMQNAMRLGAQGIKIMSAGRLNGIEIARTEWYREGRVPLHTLRADIDYATSEAKTTYGVIGVKVWVYKGDTLGRNDAPALAEPRAEEERRPRGPRRDARPGERPAGDRRGGPRRPAGTNAAPTDGSDKPAGAGGDAKPAVKRVRTVAAPAAAADGQ, from the coding sequence ATGGGACAAAAAATCCATCCTACCGGCTTCCGTTTGGCCGTCAGCCGTAACTGGTCCAGCCGTTGGTACGCCAGCAACAAAGACTTCGCCGGCATGCTGGCTGAAGACATCAAGGTGCGTGAGTACCTCAAGGCCAAGCTCAAGAACGCCGCGGTTTCCCGCGTGCTGATCGAGCGTCCAGCCAAGAGCGCCCGCATCACCATCTTCTCGGCTCGTCCAGGTGTGGTGATCGGTAAAAAAGGCGAAGACATCGAGTTGCTCAAGAAAGAACTCGCTGCTCGCTTGGGCGTGCCAGTGGCCGTGAACATCGAAGAAGTGCGCAAGCCCGAAATCGATGCACAACTGATCGCTGACAGCATCACCCAGCAGCTCGAAAAGCGGATCATGTTCCGCCGCGCCATGAAGCGCGCCATGCAAAACGCCATGCGTCTGGGTGCCCAAGGCATCAAGATCATGTCGGCCGGTCGTCTGAACGGCATCGAGATTGCCCGTACCGAGTGGTACCGCGAAGGCCGCGTGCCATTGCACACCCTGCGTGCGGACATCGACTACGCCACTTCTGAAGCCAAGACCACTTACGGCGTTATCGGCGTCAAGGTCTGGGTCTACAAGGGTGACACTTTGGGTCGCAACGATGCACCAGCTTTGGCTGAGCCTCGTGCCGAAGAAGAGCGCCGTCCGCGTGGTCCACGCCGTGATGCACGTCCCGGTGAGCGCCCCGCAGGCGATCGCCGTGGCGGCCCACGTCGCCCCGCTGGCACCAACGCAGCACCCACCGACGGCAGCGACAAGCCTGCCGGCGCGGGTGGTGATGCCAAACCCGCCGTTAAGCGCGTACGCACAGTCGCCGCGCCAGCTGCAGCAGCTGACGGTCAATAA
- the rpmC gene encoding 50S ribosomal protein L29 yields MNAAELRQKDVAGVKDEIKALQKAHFGLRMQKATQQLGNTGTLSQTRRAIARAKTILAQKQAAK; encoded by the coding sequence ATGAACGCTGCTGAATTGCGCCAAAAAGACGTTGCTGGTGTGAAAGACGAAATCAAAGCGCTGCAAAAAGCTCACTTTGGCCTTCGTATGCAAAAAGCCACACAACAACTCGGCAACACCGGTACGCTGAGCCAGACTCGCCGTGCCATCGCCCGTGCCAAAACCATCCTTGCCCAAAAGCAAGCCGCCAAGTAA
- the rplV gene encoding 50S ribosomal protein L22 — METRAVLRGVRLSVDKGRLVADLIRGKKVDQALNILTFTQKKAAGIVKKVLESAIANAEHNDGADIDELKVKTIYVEQGTTLKRFTARAKGRGNRISKPTCHVYVTVGN; from the coding sequence ATGGAAACACGTGCAGTCCTCCGGGGCGTCCGTTTGTCGGTCGATAAAGGCCGCCTGGTCGCCGATTTGATTCGCGGTAAAAAAGTGGATCAAGCTCTGAACATCCTGACCTTCACGCAGAAAAAAGCTGCGGGCATCGTCAAGAAGGTTCTCGAGTCCGCCATCGCCAACGCTGAACACAACGACGGCGCCGACATTGACGAGTTGAAGGTGAAAACCATCTACGTCGAACAAGGCACCACGCTCAAGCGTTTCACCGCCCGCGCCAAAGGCCGTGGCAACCGCATCAGCAAGCCCACATGCCATGTGTATGTGACGGTTGGCAACTAA
- the rplC gene encoding 50S ribosomal protein L3, with the protein MSLSNSLGLLGRKVGMMRLFTDDGDSVPVTVLDVSNNRVSQVKTQENDGYVALQVTFGARKASRVTKPIAGHLAKAGVEAGEIIQEFRVTADTAAQYAAGATVPVAAVFAVGQKVDVQGTSIGKGFTGTIKRHNFKSQRASHGNSRSHNVPGSISMAQDPGRVFPGKKMSGHLGDVTCTTQNLAVIRVDEARGLLMIKGAIPGSKGGFVTVRPAVKVKGAN; encoded by the coding sequence ATGAGTCTGAGCAACTCCCTCGGGTTGCTGGGTCGCAAGGTGGGCATGATGCGTCTGTTCACTGATGATGGGGATTCCGTTCCTGTCACAGTGCTGGATGTGTCCAACAACCGCGTATCCCAGGTCAAAACCCAAGAGAACGATGGCTATGTCGCTTTGCAAGTGACATTCGGTGCCCGCAAGGCATCGCGCGTGACCAAGCCTATCGCTGGTCACCTGGCCAAAGCCGGTGTTGAAGCCGGTGAAATCATTCAAGAATTCCGCGTGACCGCCGACACGGCTGCCCAGTACGCCGCTGGCGCCACTGTGCCCGTGGCTGCTGTGTTTGCTGTGGGCCAGAAAGTGGACGTGCAAGGCACTTCCATCGGTAAAGGCTTCACCGGCACGATCAAGCGTCACAACTTCAAATCGCAGCGCGCATCGCACGGTAACAGCCGTTCGCACAACGTGCCTGGTTCGATTTCGATGGCGCAAGATCCTGGCCGTGTGTTCCCTGGCAAGAAAATGTCGGGCCACCTCGGTGACGTGACTTGCACTACGCAGAACCTCGCCGTGATCCGCGTTGACGAAGCCCGTGGTCTGTTGATGATCAAGGGTGCCATTCCCGGTTCCAAAGGTGGTTTCGTGACCGTGCGTCCCGCCGTTAAAGTTAAAGGAGCGAACTGA
- the rpsQ gene encoding 30S ribosomal protein S17, producing the protein MTEAKTSLKRTLIGKVVSDKRAKTVTVLVERRVKHALYGKIVAKSSKYHAHDETGEFHLGDTIEITESRPISKTKNWVATRLVQKAAAV; encoded by the coding sequence ATGACGGAAGCTAAAACATCCCTCAAGCGCACCTTGATTGGCAAGGTGGTCAGCGACAAGCGCGCCAAGACCGTGACCGTGCTGGTCGAGCGTCGTGTGAAACACGCCCTCTACGGCAAGATCGTGGCCAAGTCGAGCAAGTACCACGCGCACGACGAAACAGGTGAATTCCACTTGGGCGACACCATCGAAATCACGGAAAGCCGTCCGATTTCGAAGACCAAAAACTGGGTCGCTACGCGCCTGGTTCAGAAAGCTGCTGCCGTTTAA
- the rpsS gene encoding 30S ribosomal protein S19, giving the protein MTRSLKKGPFVDHHLLAKVEKAVATKDKKPVKTWSRRSMVLPDFIGLTIAVHNGKQHVPVYVTDQMVGHKLGEFALTRTFKGHPADKKVQKK; this is encoded by the coding sequence ATGACACGCTCTCTCAAAAAGGGTCCATTCGTTGACCACCACTTGTTGGCCAAGGTTGAAAAAGCCGTTGCCACCAAAGATAAAAAGCCCGTCAAGACATGGTCGCGTCGCTCCATGGTTTTGCCCGATTTCATCGGTCTGACCATCGCCGTTCACAACGGTAAGCAACACGTTCCTGTTTATGTGACTGACCAGATGGTTGGCCACAAATTGGGCGAATTCGCATTGACCCGGACATTCAAGGGTCACCCTGCGGACAAAAAAGTCCAGAAGAAATAA
- the rplP gene encoding 50S ribosomal protein L16, with protein sequence MLQPARRKFRKEQKGRNTGVATRGNTVAFGDFGLKSTDRGRLTARQIEAARRAISRHVKRGGRIWIRVFPDKPISTKPAEVRMGNGKGNPEYYVAEIQPGKVLYEIVGVPEELAREAFKLAAAKLPLRTTFVARMIGQ encoded by the coding sequence ATGCTGCAACCTGCTCGCAGAAAGTTCCGCAAGGAACAGAAAGGCCGCAACACCGGCGTCGCTACCCGTGGTAACACGGTGGCGTTCGGTGACTTCGGCCTGAAGTCCACAGACCGCGGCCGTTTGACGGCCCGCCAGATCGAAGCCGCACGTCGTGCGATTTCCCGTCACGTCAAGCGTGGCGGCCGCATCTGGATTCGTGTGTTCCCTGACAAGCCGATCTCCACCAAGCCTGCTGAAGTGCGTATGGGTAACGGTAAAGGTAACCCCGAGTACTACGTGGCCGAAATCCAACCCGGTAAGGTGCTCTACGAAATCGTAGGCGTGCCAGAAGAGTTGGCCCGTGAAGCCTTCAAATTGGCCGCTGCCAAGCTGCCCCTGCGCACCACGTTCGTGGCACGCATGATTGGCCAATAA
- the rplD gene encoding 50S ribosomal protein L4, which produces MQLELLNDQGQAASKVDAPETVFGREYNEALIHQIVVAYQANARQGTRAQKDREQVHHSTKKPFKQKGTGRARAGMTSSPLWRGGGRIFPNMPDENFTQKINKKMYRAGMASIFSQLAREGRLAVVDSFKVETPKTKQLAAKFKAMSLDNVLVIADEVDENLYLASRNLINILIVEPRYADPVSLVNFKKVLVTKGAMDKLKEMFA; this is translated from the coding sequence ATGCAGCTCGAACTCCTGAACGACCAAGGTCAAGCCGCTTCCAAAGTGGATGCGCCCGAGACTGTGTTCGGTCGTGAATACAACGAAGCCCTGATTCACCAGATCGTGGTGGCTTATCAGGCCAATGCCCGTCAAGGCACCCGCGCCCAAAAGGACCGTGAACAAGTTCACCACTCCACCAAGAAGCCTTTCAAACAAAAAGGCACAGGTCGCGCACGTGCTGGTATGACTTCCTCGCCTCTGTGGCGTGGCGGTGGTCGTATTTTCCCGAACATGCCCGACGAAAACTTCACCCAGAAGATCAACAAGAAGATGTACCGCGCTGGTATGGCTTCGATCTTCTCGCAGCTGGCCCGCGAAGGCCGTTTGGCTGTGGTGGATTCCTTCAAGGTTGAGACCCCAAAAACCAAGCAGCTCGCTGCCAAGTTCAAGGCCATGAGTCTCGACAACGTGCTGGTGATCGCTGACGAAGTCGACGAAAACCTGTACTTGGCATCGCGCAACCTGATCAACATCCTGATTGTTGAGCCGCGTTACGCCGATCCCGTGTCTTTGGTGAACTTCAAGAAAGTCCTCGTGACCAAAGGTGCCATGGACAAACTCAAGGAGATGTTTGCATGA
- the rplW gene encoding 50S ribosomal protein L23: MSAVKFDEGRLMSVLVAPIVSEKATMVAEKSNAVTFKVLQDATKPEIKAAVELMFKVEVKGVSVVNTKGKTKRFGKTIGRRDNVRKAYVTLQPGQELNLSGEAA; encoded by the coding sequence ATGAGCGCCGTGAAGTTTGACGAAGGTCGTCTGATGTCCGTGCTGGTTGCGCCCATCGTGTCCGAAAAGGCCACCATGGTTGCAGAAAAATCCAACGCCGTGACATTCAAAGTGCTGCAGGACGCTACCAAGCCTGAAATCAAAGCCGCAGTGGAATTGATGTTCAAGGTCGAGGTCAAAGGCGTGTCTGTGGTGAATACCAAGGGCAAGACCAAGCGTTTTGGCAAGACCATTGGCCGCCGCGACAACGTTCGCAAGGCTTATGTCACGCTGCAACCAGGTCAAGAGCTGAACCTGTCCGGGGAGGCCGCGTAA
- the rplB gene encoding 50S ribosomal protein L2: MAVIKIKPTSPGRRGVVKVTRDHLHKGEGYAPLLEPQHQKSGRNNNGHITTRHKGGGHKHHYRVVDFKRNKDAIPAKVERIEYDPNRTAHIALLCYADGERRYIIAPRGIEAGATLMSGAEAPIRAGNTLPIRNIPVGSTIHCIELKPGAGAQIARSAGASATLLAREGIYAQVRMRSGEVRKIHIECRATIGEVANEEHSLRQLGKAGVKRWMGIRPTVRGVAMNPVDHPHGGGEGRTGEGRHAVDPWGNLTKGYRTRNNKRTQVMIVSRRKK, from the coding sequence ATGGCTGTCATCAAGATCAAACCGACATCCCCAGGCCGTCGTGGCGTGGTGAAGGTCACCCGTGACCACCTGCACAAAGGTGAAGGCTACGCTCCGTTGCTGGAACCCCAGCACCAGAAGTCTGGCCGTAACAACAACGGTCACATCACAACTCGCCACAAAGGCGGTGGTCACAAGCACCACTACCGCGTGGTCGATTTCAAGCGCAACAAAGACGCGATCCCGGCGAAAGTCGAGCGCATCGAGTACGACCCCAACCGTACTGCGCACATTGCTTTGCTGTGCTACGCCGATGGCGAGCGCCGTTACATCATTGCCCCCCGTGGCATTGAAGCCGGTGCCACCCTGATGTCGGGCGCTGAAGCCCCCATCCGCGCTGGTAACACGCTGCCTATCCGCAACATCCCCGTGGGTTCGACCATCCACTGCATCGAGCTCAAGCCCGGTGCTGGTGCTCAGATCGCTCGCTCGGCAGGTGCTTCGGCCACATTGCTGGCTCGCGAAGGCATCTACGCTCAGGTGCGTATGCGCTCCGGTGAAGTTCGCAAGATCCACATCGAGTGCCGTGCAACCATTGGTGAAGTCGCCAACGAAGAGCACAGCCTGCGCCAATTGGGCAAGGCCGGTGTCAAGCGTTGGATGGGTATCCGTCCAACCGTTCGTGGCGTGGCCATGAACCCTGTGGATCACCCGCACGGTGGTGGCGAAGGCCGTACCGGCGAAGGCCGTCATGCAGTAGACCCGTGGGGCAACCTCACCAAGGGCTACCGTACCCGTAACAACAAGCGCACACAGGTCATGATCGTGTCGCGTCGCAAGAAGTAA